From Diceros bicornis minor isolate mBicDic1 chromosome 8, mDicBic1.mat.cur, whole genome shotgun sequence, a single genomic window includes:
- the LIAS gene encoding lipoyl synthase, mitochondrial isoform X2, giving the protein MSLRCAGAARSVGPRVFGKYLCSSVRAVSSLPDKKKEFLQNGPDLQDFVSGDLADKSTWDEYKGNLKRQKGERLRLPPWLKTEIPMGKNYNKLKNTLRNLNLHTVCEEARCPNIGECWGGGEYATATATIMLMGDTCTRGCRFCSVKTARNPPPLDANEPYNTAKAIAEWGLDYVVLTSVDRDDMPDGGAEHFAKTVSYLKERNPKILVECLTPDFRGDLKAIERVALSGLDVYAHNVETVPELQRKVRDPRANFDQSLRVLKHAKEVRPDVISKTSIMLGLGENDEQVYATMKALREADVDCLTLGQYMQPTKRHLKVEEYITPEKFKYWEKVGNELGFHYTASGPLVRSSYKAGEFFLKNLVAKRKTEAL; this is encoded by the exons ATGTCTCTACGCTGCGCGGGCGCCGCCCGCAGCGTGGGGCCCCGG GTATTTGGAAAGTATTTATGCAGTTCAGTCCGAGCAGTAAGTTCCTTGCCAgataaaaaaaaggaatttttacaGAATGGACCAGACCTTCAAGATTTTGTATCTGGTGATCTCGCAGACAAGAGCACCTGGGATGAATATAAAGGAAACCTAAAACGCCAGAAGGGAGAAAG GTTAAGACTACCTCCCTGGCTAAAGACAGAGATTCCCATGGGGAAAAATTAcaataaactgaaaaatacattgaGGAATTTAAATCTCCATACA GTGTGTGAGGAAGCTCGATGTCCCAATATTGGAGAGTGTTGGGGAGGTGGAGAATATGCCACTGCCACTGCCACAATCATG TTGATGGGTGACACATGTACAAGAGGTTGCAGATTTTGTTCTGTTAAAACTGCGAGAAATCCACCTCCACTGGATGCCAATGAGCCCTACAATACTGCAAAGGCAATTGCAGAGTGGGGTCTGGATTATGTTGTCCTGACGTCTGTGGATCGAGATG ATATGCCTGATGGAGGAGCTGAGCACTTTGCAAAGACTGTATCATACTTAAAAGAAAG gaATCCAAAAATTCTTGTGGAATGTCTTACCCCGGATTTCCGAGGAGATCTTAAAGCAATAGAAAGAGTTGCTCTGTCAGGATTAGATGTATATGCACATAATGTAGAAACAGTTCCAGAGTTACAGAG GAAAGTTCGTGATCCCCGGGCCAATTTCGACCAGTCTCTACGCGTACTGAAACACGCCAAGGAGGTtcggcctgatgttatttctaaaacATCTATAATGTTGGGTTTAGGCGAGAATGATGAGCAAGTATATGCAACGATGAAag CGCTTCGTGAGGCAGATGTGGACTGTTTGACTTTAGGACAATATATGCAGCCAACGAAGCGCCACCTTAAG GTTGAAGAATACATTACTCCTGAGAAGTTCAAATACTGGGAAAAAGTAGGAAACGAACTTGGATTTCATTATACTGCAAGTGGCCCTCTGGTGCGTTCTTCATATAAAGCAG GTGAATTTTTTCTGAAAAATCTAGTggctaaaagaaaaacagaagcccTCTAA
- the LIAS gene encoding lipoyl synthase, mitochondrial isoform X1, with protein sequence MSLRCAGAARSVGPRVFGKYLCSSVRAVSSLPDKKKEFLQNGPDLQDFVSGDLADKSTWDEYKGNLKRQKGERLRLPPWLKTEIPMGKNYNKLKNTLRNLNLHTVCEEARCPNIGECWGGGEYATATATIMLMGDTCTRGCRFCSVKTARNPPPLDANEPYNTAKAIAEWGLDYVVLTSVDRDDMPDGGAEHFAKTVSYLKERNPKILVECLTPDFRGDLKAIERVALSGLDVYAHNVETVPELQRKVRDPRANFDQSLRVLKHAKEVRPDVISKTSIMLGLGENDEQVYATMKALREADVDCLTLGQYMQPTKRHLKVEEYITPEKFKYWEKVGNELGFHYTASGPLVRSSYKAAWLVSRGGPCPAFKPANLGR encoded by the exons ATGTCTCTACGCTGCGCGGGCGCCGCCCGCAGCGTGGGGCCCCGG GTATTTGGAAAGTATTTATGCAGTTCAGTCCGAGCAGTAAGTTCCTTGCCAgataaaaaaaaggaatttttacaGAATGGACCAGACCTTCAAGATTTTGTATCTGGTGATCTCGCAGACAAGAGCACCTGGGATGAATATAAAGGAAACCTAAAACGCCAGAAGGGAGAAAG GTTAAGACTACCTCCCTGGCTAAAGACAGAGATTCCCATGGGGAAAAATTAcaataaactgaaaaatacattgaGGAATTTAAATCTCCATACA GTGTGTGAGGAAGCTCGATGTCCCAATATTGGAGAGTGTTGGGGAGGTGGAGAATATGCCACTGCCACTGCCACAATCATG TTGATGGGTGACACATGTACAAGAGGTTGCAGATTTTGTTCTGTTAAAACTGCGAGAAATCCACCTCCACTGGATGCCAATGAGCCCTACAATACTGCAAAGGCAATTGCAGAGTGGGGTCTGGATTATGTTGTCCTGACGTCTGTGGATCGAGATG ATATGCCTGATGGAGGAGCTGAGCACTTTGCAAAGACTGTATCATACTTAAAAGAAAG gaATCCAAAAATTCTTGTGGAATGTCTTACCCCGGATTTCCGAGGAGATCTTAAAGCAATAGAAAGAGTTGCTCTGTCAGGATTAGATGTATATGCACATAATGTAGAAACAGTTCCAGAGTTACAGAG GAAAGTTCGTGATCCCCGGGCCAATTTCGACCAGTCTCTACGCGTACTGAAACACGCCAAGGAGGTtcggcctgatgttatttctaaaacATCTATAATGTTGGGTTTAGGCGAGAATGATGAGCAAGTATATGCAACGATGAAag CGCTTCGTGAGGCAGATGTGGACTGTTTGACTTTAGGACAATATATGCAGCCAACGAAGCGCCACCTTAAG GTTGAAGAATACATTACTCCTGAGAAGTTCAAATACTGGGAAAAAGTAGGAAACGAACTTGGATTTCATTATACTGCAAGTGGCCCTCTGGTGCGTTCTTCATATAAAGCAG catggctggtgagcagAGGAGGTCCATGCCCGgcattcaaacctgcgaacctgggccgctga
- the LIAS gene encoding lipoyl synthase, mitochondrial isoform X3 has product MSLRCAGAARSVGPRVFGKYLCSSVRAVSSLPDKKKEFLQNGPDLQDFVSGDLADKSTWDEYKGNLKRQKGERCVRKLDVPILESVGEVENMPLPLPQSWNPKILVECLTPDFRGDLKAIERVALSGLDVYAHNVETVPELQRKVRDPRANFDQSLRVLKHAKEVRPDVISKTSIMLGLGENDEQVYATMKALREADVDCLTLGQYMQPTKRHLKVEEYITPEKFKYWEKVGNELGFHYTASGPLVRSSYKAGEFFLKNLVAKRKTEAL; this is encoded by the exons ATGTCTCTACGCTGCGCGGGCGCCGCCCGCAGCGTGGGGCCCCGG GTATTTGGAAAGTATTTATGCAGTTCAGTCCGAGCAGTAAGTTCCTTGCCAgataaaaaaaaggaatttttacaGAATGGACCAGACCTTCAAGATTTTGTATCTGGTGATCTCGCAGACAAGAGCACCTGGGATGAATATAAAGGAAACCTAAAACGCCAGAAGGGAGAAAG GTGTGTGAGGAAGCTCGATGTCCCAATATTGGAGAGTGTTGGGGAGGTGGAGAATATGCCACTGCCACTGCCACAATCATG gaATCCAAAAATTCTTGTGGAATGTCTTACCCCGGATTTCCGAGGAGATCTTAAAGCAATAGAAAGAGTTGCTCTGTCAGGATTAGATGTATATGCACATAATGTAGAAACAGTTCCAGAGTTACAGAG GAAAGTTCGTGATCCCCGGGCCAATTTCGACCAGTCTCTACGCGTACTGAAACACGCCAAGGAGGTtcggcctgatgttatttctaaaacATCTATAATGTTGGGTTTAGGCGAGAATGATGAGCAAGTATATGCAACGATGAAag CGCTTCGTGAGGCAGATGTGGACTGTTTGACTTTAGGACAATATATGCAGCCAACGAAGCGCCACCTTAAG GTTGAAGAATACATTACTCCTGAGAAGTTCAAATACTGGGAAAAAGTAGGAAACGAACTTGGATTTCATTATACTGCAAGTGGCCCTCTGGTGCGTTCTTCATATAAAGCAG GTGAATTTTTTCTGAAAAATCTAGTggctaaaagaaaaacagaagcccTCTAA